In one Chroicocephalus ridibundus chromosome Z, bChrRid1.1, whole genome shotgun sequence genomic region, the following are encoded:
- the LOC134508994 gene encoding uncharacterized protein LOC134508994 isoform X3, producing the protein MQPSIHVQQIRKLMCYPNSGTQTGDFLSNSEDDEEDEEERTFTLKSQVFPLRPLVKTETAVDDDDEIHTTVRTVPWTPTELTKIREKYSRRPEESAVENLGRTVRGQTHWPTLTSSVSRES; encoded by the exons atgcagccctcgatcCacgtccaacagattcgtaagttaatgtgttatccaaattccggaacccagaccggagattttttgtctaatagtgaggatgacgaagaagatgaggaggaaaggacttttactttgaaatcccaagtttttcctttacgtcctctggttaaaactgaaactgcggttgatgacgatgatgaaattcacaccactgtgcgtaccgttccatggacaccaaccgagttaacaaaaataagggagaaatattcgaggcgaccagaagagtcagctgttga gaaccttggaagaactgtacgtggacagacgcattggcctacgctaacctcgagtgtctccagggaatcctga
- the LOC134508994 gene encoding uncharacterized protein LOC134508994 isoform X2 — translation MQPSIHVQQIRKLMCYPNSGTQTGDFLSNSEDDEEDEEERTFTLKSQVFPLRPLVKTETAVDDDDEIHTTVRTVPWTPTELTKIREKYSRRPEESAVEYVWNLGRTVRGQTHWPTLTSSVSRES, via the exons atgcagccctcgatcCacgtccaacagattcgtaagttaatgtgttatccaaattccggaacccagaccggagattttttgtctaatagtgaggatgacgaagaagatgaggaggaaaggacttttactttgaaatcccaagtttttcctttacgtcctctggttaaaactgaaactgcggttgatgacgatgatgaaattcacaccactgtgcgtaccgttccatggacaccaaccgagttaacaaaaataagggagaaatattcgaggcgaccagaagagtcagctgttgagtacgtgtg gaaccttggaagaactgtacgtggacagacgcattggcctacgctaacctcgagtgtctccagggaatcctga
- the LOC134508994 gene encoding uncharacterized protein LOC134508994 isoform X1, translating into MTNWQMELMLFSFIFLLPVVCSQRDPEWPWSQAYVKHNAMAGTGKGKLSLATVVLHENEVFSKHEIDQSIDIVEPDSTPQSSLVALPLSETPDNDTLLSGLKNLPLDDELWDNALSRYTASTETLENMRDLNLSTLVIQGSEVYSRDKWSWKDSLQMAKLEAATGKKIQISCRVINGSAHHRPTVIETIHVDSTKPDKYNTDCYKIIEPNSDCWHNFTFIKPIIVYCIWGYRGTELLFEFMIDSNTSEPVEMNPKPTPPQTSKGVATQPSISLTPYTFNIGPYAIKHTGQQQILFNPTYSLKRVELSMQINISVIKPTCSPFLSTSYAGWSAWLGRRTVATSQRLKREVTGILGTGLGVLNSIDAEILANKLVTTTSDLDKLKYPLQSSLSALGNHQWLLSNILPQWEEMGEKDHQLITNALGTTQNNVSLALSCTQAQLWMQSMTAAIIREGEEGTLPTEIRKVIWDNAIEFERKFQSWWYLVNFTYDPTESKATAFVLTIRNASVYTIYPIIALGLNHHGAILHPVEHRVWAQQNENKWQTVDVEACISRDQQGFICERNTLKAQDICLDTNQNVCHFEIQPDETPETVLVYIGKGCVCMRSPCTFVFVDDIAVDISNNSNLCVCNFTNIIGCDFSYSAPVTSFQLLQSNYTLIRDLLPTPIGMNLSLVKKLLEHDELKRLLKEAQENGQRTLITVHHDVEEIHHVLERVKRDGGHEWWDTLFGWSPTATGLFNKMLHPVVVLLVLTVLCFALTIVLYVRLWIMMKRLTRLITPQEVFALDIPRHKRTCDIPHQY; encoded by the coding sequence atgacgaattggcagatggaattgatgctattcagttttatctttttactccctgttgtttgtagtcaaagagacccagaatggccgtggtctcaagcttatgtaaaacacaatgcgatggcaggaacaggaaaaggaaaattgagcctggccactgtagtcctacatgaaaatgaggtgttttcaaaacatgagataGATCAAAGCATAGATATAGTCGAACCTGACTCAACTCCACAGTCTAGTCTGGTTGCACTGCCACTATCTGAAACCCCCGACAATGACACCTTATTGAGCGGACTTAAGAATCTGCCCCTTGATGAtgagctttgggataatgcactgtcacgatacactgcaagcactgagacactagaaaacatgagggatttaaatctctccactctggttatacaaggaagtgaagtatattccagagataaatggagttggaaagactcactccaaatggctaagcttgaagccgccacaggaaagaaaatacaaattagctgccgagtaatcaatgggtctgctcaccatagaccaactgtaattgaaaccatccatgtagactctaccaaaccgGACAAATATAACactgattgttacaaaattatagagccaaactcagattgctggcacaacttcacctttatcaaacctatcatagtatattgtatttggggctacaggggcacggaattgttatttgaatttatgattgactcaaatacatctgaacctgttgaaatgaacccaaaacctacacccccacaaacttcCAAGGGTGTAGCTACtcagccctccattagtctaactccttacaccttTAACATCGGCCCTTAtgccattaaacacacaggtcaacaacagatactgtttaacccaacatattccctcaaacgagtagaattgtcaatgcagattaatatctctgtgatcaaacccacctgctcaccattcctgagtacatcttatgcaggatggtcagcatggttaggccggcgaactgttgccacctcacaacgactgaagagagaggtgactggaatcttaggaacaggactgggagtcttaaatagtatagatgctgagatacttgcaaacaaactagtcacaactactagtgatctagacaaattaaaatatcctctacagtcctctctatcagcattgggaaatcaccaatggcttttatcgaatatattgcctcagtgggaggaaatgggtgaaaaagaccatcagctgatcacaaatgcacttggtacaacccaaaacaatgtttccttggcccttagttgtacccaagcccaactgtggatgcaatctatgacagccgcaattataagggaaggtgaagaaggcaccttgcccactgaaattcgaaaagtaatatgggataatgcaattgagtttgagagaaaatttcagtcctggtggtatctggttaatttcacctatgatcccactgagagcaaagccacagcttttgtcttaacgatacgcaatgcctcagtatacaccatatacccaatcatcgcactggggttgaatcaccatggagctatactccatccggtagagcatagagtgtgggcacaacaaaatgagaataaatggcaaactgttgatgttgaagcatgcatttcacgagatcaacaaggattcatttgtgagaggaatactctcaaggcacaagacatttgtcttgataccaaccagaatgtttgtcattttgagatacaacctgatgaaaccccagaaactgtgcttgtatatattgggaaagggtgtgtttgcatgaggtctccctgtacttttgtattcgtagatgacatagcagtagatataagtaataactcaaatctttgtgtttgtaactttactaacatcattggatgtgacttcagttattcagctcctgttacgtcttttcaattgctacaatctaattacacgttgattcgagatttgctgcctacccctatcggaatgaatctctcactagtgaagaagttgctagaacacgatgaattgaagcgattgttgaaagaggcccaagaaaatggacaaagaactctgattactgtccatcatgatgttgaagaaatacaccatgtactggaaagggtcaagagagacggtggacatgaatggtgggacaccctctttggatggtcaccaacagctacaggactttttaacaagatgctccatcctgttgttgttctactagtactcactgtattgtgctttgctttgacaattgttttgtatgttagactttggattatgatgaaacgcttaactcgcttaatcaccccacaagaagtatttgcacttgatatccctcgccataagaggacatgtgatattccccatcagtattga